TCGCGCGCGCCCATCGCACCCCGGACGCCGATGCCGTGGTCGACGACGTGCTCGACGAGGTCGGCCTGACCGCGCAGTCCGGGCAGCTGCCGACCTCGCTCTCCTCGGGCCAACGTCGCCGGCTCGCGCTGGCCAGCGCGTTCGTCCGGCCGAGGCGGCTGCTCGTCCTCGACGAGCCCGAGCAGCGTCTCGACCAGGACGGCCTGGCCTGGCTGGCCGAGCGCTTGCTCGCCGAGAAGGCCGCGGGGCTGGCGATCGTGCTGGCCAGCCACGCCCCGGCGCTCGTGGACGCGATCGCCGACGACGTGGTCAGCCTGGCGCGACACTCGTGAGCGCCTCGTGAGGGCCACCGAGGCGGGCGAGCTCCGGGCCGACATCCGGTTCTGGCGTCGCAGCCGCCGCACCCTGTCCCTGGGCGAGGCGCTGCAGGACCTGTACATCGGCGTCTTCGCGGTGCTGATGCTCGGTTCGAT
The genomic region above belongs to Nocardioides sp. QY071 and contains:
- a CDS encoding ABC transporter ATP-binding protein, whose product is MSEAVLSVRGLARSFGEHRVLADLDLEVRAGSAAVLVGPNGAGKSTALRCITGADQPDAGTVEVLGEPLDERSPTIRAAMAVVMDDLDFFPDLTVVEHLDLFARAHRTPDADAVVDDVLDEVGLTAQSGQLPTSLSSGQRRRLALASAFVRPRRLLVLDEPEQRLDQDGLAWLAERLLAEKAAGLAIVLASHAPALVDAIADDVVSLARHS